The Elgaria multicarinata webbii isolate HBS135686 ecotype San Diego chromosome 1, rElgMul1.1.pri, whole genome shotgun sequence genome has a window encoding:
- the PFDN4 gene encoding prefoldin subunit 4: MAATMKKAAAEDVNVTFEDQQKINKFARNTSRITELKEEIEDKKKQLQNLQDACDDIMMLDDDSLLIPYQIGDVFISHPQDETQEMLEEAKQNLQEEIGALESRVESIQRVLSDLKVQLYAKFGNNINLEADDN; encoded by the exons ATGGCGGCCACCATGAAGAAAGCG GCAGCAGAAGATGTCAATGTTACTTTTGAAGATCAACAGAAAATCAACAAGTTTGCAAGAAACACCAGCAGAATTACAGAACTAAAAGAAGAAATAGAGGATAAAAAG AAACAGCTTCAGAACTTGCAGGATGCGTGTGATGACATCATGATGCTTGATGACGATTCACTGCTGATACCTTATCAAATTGGTGACGTCTTCATTAGCCATCCCCAAGATGAAACACAGGAGATGTTAGAGGAGGCAAAG CAAAACTTGCAGGAAGAAATTGGAGCTTTGGAGTCACGAGTGGAATCTATCCAGAGAGTATTATCAGACCTTAAAGTGCAGCTTTATGCAAAGTTTGGAAACAATATAAATCTTGAGGCAGATGATAATTAA